The Desulfobacterales bacterium sequence TCACCTGTCTGACCCTGGATGACAGATCCGTATGTAATAAAACCCACTCGAAGTCCCCAGACAAAACTCTCCTTCGTTGCTCCGTCCAACTTTATCGCAAGCAGCCTGGGATGTCGATCGCATAGAAGGGCAAACAGCGATTCTTTTATGGTCTGGTCTTCATAAAATAACCCGAAATAAGCATCATCGACGACAACGATAATATCGGTTCCCCCCTCTGCCACTTCGGTCAATATATCCACAATCCGACAGCCTTCGTCCCGGGTTACCGTGTAACCTGTTGGATTGTGAGGAAAATTGAGCAAAACAGCAATTTTGGCATTCTGCCGGGCTTCTTCTTTCAATTTCTGCTCGAACCCGGAAAAATTAAATCCGCCGTCTTCCGAAAACAGAGAATATTGACTGATTCGCGCCCCATTTCGGGTTTCGAAAATCAGCCGGTAATTGCCCCAGAACATATCCGGGAGAATAACCACGTCATCCGGATCAAGCCATAAATCCGAAAACAGGCTGATTGCATGCGTTATACCGCTGGTCACGATCGGAAGGCTGACGACCTTGTTTTCAAGAGAAGGATTTTTCTGATAAAGCGCCTCTTTCCATACTTTTCTTAAGGCGCCAATCCCATATGAAGATGCATAGGTCAGTGACTCCTCCGGCAGGATGCCATCAATGGAGCTCATAATCGAATCAAAATACATGGTCTTGCCTTCTTCCAGCGCGATACCTACGGTGGCATTCAGATGCCAGGCCTTATCCCTGGCTTCCGCGCCCTGGCTCAAGATTCCTTTCGGAAAAAATATCTGTCTGCCGACAGTTGACAGCATCTCGTATATATGAGGATTTCCTTTCCGTATTCTTTGATTGAGATGTTCTGCCAATATATTCATATTGTGTTGTCTTCCTTCCATTATTAATATCCCGTATTACAGCGTCGGCCAAATGGGCTTCGATAGTACCATATGCCCCTACCAATAGGGACCTTTCGATATCCATATCCTGGGATACGGCAGGAGGAAGATTCACCCTTCCTTCTGCACATGCGCCCATATGTTTCAGCCATTGTATTTTATATCGACACACCGCATTGTTCGGAAATTCATTCCGAATGAACAAATTCGAAGCGACCTTCATCTGTCAGCATCCCGGAGAATACACGCCCGGAGTTTCAGTTGCCCATGATTTCTGAACGTCACCTGTATTACAAAAACCCAAAACGCTTTTCCGAAAAACCCGATGGAACAAAGCGGGCTTATACCCGAAGCAGTATGGATGCCCCGAAGCAGTATGGATGCATGAATAAGCCAGACGGCTTTGGATAGATCCAAACCTGTGCATGACAATTAAAAAGACAAATTAAATTCTGTATACGTTACCCATATAATATGTCAACAGAAAAATAAGCTGGGAAAGATGGGAAATACCGGGGTGGTTTCCAGACCCATAAAACAAAAACCCCGCTCACAAATGGAGCGGGGTTCAAAAAATCGATAACCAAATTATCTGTTTCCCCGTTTGGAAGCTTTGATCGGATTGATCTTGGCTGATGCGGCAGCAGTCGCTTTTGAAACATGGGTGGCTAAATTACAATTACCGTTTTTCCATTTCATTTCAGGTTCCGGGCAAGCAGAACAATACCAGCCGGTTGGAAATTCTGCGCTTCGAGAACAGCCTTTACACTTTTCGACAATCTCATGGCAGAATCCGTCTTTATATCCACAGCCGTTTGCCGTCATAAAGGGACATTCCATGCCCTTTCGAACTGTTGTGCAAATCATTTGATTCACCCCCTTTGATCTGTAATGTGGGCTTATTTACAGATTTAACTGTTAAAATCAAAATTTTATAATGCAAATCCAACCACAAGTCAAATAAAAATTAACGCCCCGCCCAACCGGAAAAACTGGCAGTTGGTGCTCGGGCATCCGGCCGCCTGATAAATCCGCCTGAATTTAAAAAATATCGACCCGGGTGAAATATTATTCAACTGATTTGGACGCATTCCCCGTCACGCTCAAATTAACTCTTGCTCATGCGCTGTCGGGATGATAAAAAATAATGTTCTATATTTACTATAATCTGGTGCCAAAGCGACCGCCCGATGCAGACCGCTTGATTATTTTTTTTCAGAGGCAGTCCTTTCGACAGCATCCGACCGGAAACATGATATTTTTTCAAATTCAAGAACAAAATTTTAACCGGAAGGATGCATCATGGATTTTGATGATTAATATCCAAGGCTGAAAATTGCCTCGGACAGGCACAAACCTAAAACATCGCATGATAAAGACAAAAGACGATACAAACATGATCATTAAACAAGCTATTGAAGTTCTTCAGATTGAAGCCGAGGGCATTCTTCAACTCATTGACAGGATTGATGAAAATTTTTCAAAAATGGTAGAAATGATCTGTGCCTCCAAAGGAAGGGTCATTGTAGGCGGCATAGGTAAGTCAGGTACGGTGGGACGAAAAATTGTTGCAACATTAAACAGCACGGGAACCCGGTCGCTGTTTTTGCATCCTGTGGAGGCTATGCATGGGGACTTGGGTATGGTTTGCCCGGATGACATTTTTCTGGCGCTGTCCAACAGCGGCGAAACCGATGAACTGAACATTCTTATTCCCAGCATCAGAAGGATCGGCTGCAAAGTAATTGCGTTTACGGGCAGGATTCACTCCACATTGGCCAGAAGCAGCGACGTTGTCATCGATGTCGGTGTGGTTCGGGAAGCATGTCCGATGGGGCTTGTCCCTACCGCCAGCACGACCGCCCTTCTGGCCATGGGAGATGCCCTTGCGGTCGTCCTTATCAACAAAAAACATTTTAAAACCAGCGATTTTAAAAAAATTCATCCCGGTGGCGCGCTGGGGCAGAGACTCTGCAAACAGGTCAAAGACATCATGCTGACCGGCAACTGCATGCCACATGTCAGGACAGGCTGTTCCATGCGCGAAGCCATAGAGGAAATAAATCGACTTGAAATGGGCGTCACCCTTGTTGTAGAACCAGACATGACACTGGCCGGAATCGTCACGGACGGCGATCTCAGGAGATGTATCGCCGCCAGACGGCCGATTCTGGATTTATCCGTAGATGAGATAATGACCCTGAGGCCGCGAACCCTCGATCCGGATACAGCAGGCTACGATGCGCTCAATCTGATGGAACAGCATCAGATTACCGTGCTTCCCATTGTCGATAATACAGGAAAAGTGCTTGGAATTTTGCATTTACATGATATTTTAGGTAAAGGTGAATTTAAATTCAACGGATCATGATTTGACCGTGAACGTCAGCTCGTTACGGCCTTCCTCCAGGTGATGACCATGAAAAAAAAATCGATTCTCAACCGGAAAAAAGGGCTGCGGTCTCCGTAAAAACCATAAAGGACAAAAAAAGGCTCCATGGAACCAGTTCAGATCGATACAACCATTCCCACGTTAGGCACTGCCAGGATCGACACTCCGATTAAAAGTCAACGATATGTGCCGGATTCCGCCAGAATCGCTATCGACTCGGATTTGACCCGTCTGACCGCTCTTTTTAATCAAAGGCAACCCATTCCGTCGTTTGAACTGGCCGGCCCGAAAGAAAAGATATATTTTGATCCCAGCAAACTTAAATGCGCACTGGTCACCTGTGGGGGACTGTGCCCCGGATTAAATGATATCATACGATCCATTGTTCTGAGTCTGCATTACGGATACGGAGTTAAAAACATCATCGGCGTCCGGTACGGTCTGCAAGGATTTATCCCCGCATACGGGCACGACCTGATGGAGCTTAAACCCGAGACCGTTACCAATATCAATGCAATGGGCGGCTCTATTCTCGGCTCTTCCCGAGGTCCTCAGGATATCGACGAAATTGTAGACAGCATCGAAAGAATGAATATCGGTATCCTGTTTATGATCGGAGGAGACGGTACCCTGATCGCGGCTTCCAAGATCGCTGACAGCATCACCCGCCGTGGTCTGAAAATCAGCATAATTGGTATCCCAAAAACCATCGACAACGATATTTACATGGTATCCAGAACGTTTGGGTTTGATACGGCCGTAGATGTGGCGACCCAGGCCATAAAAGGGGCTCATAACGAGGCAAAAGGATACCCGAATGGGATCGGAGTGATCAAACTCATGGGGCGCCATTCCGGATTCATCGCAGCAACCG is a genomic window containing:
- a CDS encoding aminotransferase class I/II-fold pyridoxal phosphate-dependent enzyme, which produces MNILAEHLNQRIRKGNPHIYEMLSTVGRQIFFPKGILSQGAEARDKAWHLNATVGIALEEGKTMYFDSIMSSIDGILPEESLTYASSYGIGALRKVWKEALYQKNPSLENKVVSLPIVTSGITHAISLFSDLWLDPDDVVILPDMFWGNYRLIFETRNGARISQYSLFSEDGGFNFSGFEQKLKEEARQNAKIAVLLNFPHNPTGYTVTRDEGCRIVDILTEVAEGGTDIIVVVDDAYFGLFYEDQTIKESLFALLCDRHPRLLAIKLDGATKESFVWGLRVGFITYGSVIQGQTGEVYDALEQKTAACVRATISNASHLGQTIVLKSMRNVNFQNEKKEKFEILKRRARQVKEVISDKKYHDAWDSYPFNSGYFMSIRLKSVDAETLRCHLLERYGVGLISLGTSTLRIAFSCLEEGNIQELFDIIYQGVKDLEEVNA
- a CDS encoding PxxKW family cysteine-rich protein, with protein sequence MICTTVRKGMECPFMTANGCGYKDGFCHEIVEKCKGCSRSAEFPTGWYCSACPEPEMKWKNGNCNLATHVSKATAAASAKINPIKASKRGNR
- a CDS encoding KpsF/GutQ family sugar-phosphate isomerase — translated: MIIKQAIEVLQIEAEGILQLIDRIDENFSKMVEMICASKGRVIVGGIGKSGTVGRKIVATLNSTGTRSLFLHPVEAMHGDLGMVCPDDIFLALSNSGETDELNILIPSIRRIGCKVIAFTGRIHSTLARSSDVVIDVGVVREACPMGLVPTASTTALLAMGDALAVVLINKKHFKTSDFKKIHPGGALGQRLCKQVKDIMLTGNCMPHVRTGCSMREAIEEINRLEMGVTLVVEPDMTLAGIVTDGDLRRCIAARRPILDLSVDEIMTLRPRTLDPDTAGYDALNLMEQHQITVLPIVDNTGKVLGILHLHDILGKGEFKFNGS
- a CDS encoding ATP-dependent 6-phosphofructokinase, coding for MEPVQIDTTIPTLGTARIDTPIKSQRYVPDSARIAIDSDLTRLTALFNQRQPIPSFELAGPKEKIYFDPSKLKCALVTCGGLCPGLNDIIRSIVLSLHYGYGVKNIIGVRYGLQGFIPAYGHDLMELKPETVTNINAMGGSILGSSRGPQDIDEIVDSIERMNIGILFMIGGDGTLIAASKIADSITRRGLKISIIGIPKTIDNDIYMVSRTFGFDTAVDVATQAIKGAHNEAKGYPNGIGVIKLMGRHSGFIAATATLAQPEVNFTLIPEVDFDLEGPNGFLTKLERRLKIKKHAVIVVAEGAGQKFFEDSYQEKDESGNIRLKDIGLFIKEVIMNYFKARDIDIALKYIDPSYMIRSLPANANDHVFCSFLGRDAVHAGMSGKTKVLIGRWNNQFVHLPMSASAGKRKQVDPTTKLWLSVLETTGQGSMKNE